From Toxorhynchites rutilus septentrionalis strain SRP chromosome 2, ASM2978413v1, whole genome shotgun sequence, a single genomic window includes:
- the LOC129769358 gene encoding neuropeptide Y receptor type 1, translated as MHAADGIAYHYANNNSLNTSDIEIVKEQDALYDVPVGIVVVLSLFYGTISILAVIGNLLVIWIVLTTKYMQNVTNMFIANLALADVTIGMFAIPFQFQAAVLQRWNLPEFMCPFCPFVQLLSVNVSVFTLTAIAVDRHKAIINPLRARKSKNVPKFVLSAIWVTSFALAAPTIFALRVVPVSIVSLGSTNETYTNMTKPFCQVVNFEESEMLLYRYILTLVQYFIPLCVISFVYIQMAFRLWGSRMPGNAQDVRDNTVLRNKKRVIKMLIIVVALFAICWFPLQLYNVLHVTWPSVNEYRYINIIWFVCDWLAMSNSCYNPFIYGIYNEKFKREFRNRFTFRGKTLNHDQATDRTISMCTRVSSIRSSYATSSIRNMLHTTKPMTSTFNKGGGGGGCRRNHTQNYNSQQQQQFYRSTVPQNSVRFTNSTIDCRRSNNPLREPKANSRQQSRGSSPGSSNNDELMQNLLLKTEEACGGMKPEQVSLNHPHPDSSDEDGERELVSHHLSSANIIDSNGKQKRISSSSSSASRVNNGRSSDRLHLYSNNLQSVKLYD; from the exons ATGCACGCAGCGGATGGAATTGCCTATCATTATGCAAACAACAACTCACTAAACACGAGTGATATAGAGATCGTGAAAGAACAAG ACGCACTGTACGATGTTCCGGTGGGTATAGTGGTGGTGCTGTCGCTGTTCTACGGTACAATCAGTATTCTAGCTGTGATAGGCAACTTGCTGGTGATATGGATCGTCCTTACGACGAAGTACATGCAAAATGTCACGAACATGTTCATAGCAAATTTGGCTCTGGCGGACGTTACGATCGGGATGTTCGCCATCCCGTTCCAGTTCCAGGCAGCGGTGCTGCAGCGTTGGAATCTTCCAGAGTTCATGTGCCCCTTCTGTCCGTTTGTGCAGCTACTCAGCGTCAACGTGTCGGTTTTTACGCTGACCGCCATCGCGGTCGATCGACACAAGGCCATTATTAATCCACTTAG AGCTCGTAAATCGAAAAATGTCCCCAAATTTGTACTCAGTGCCATTTGGGTGACGTCGTTTGCGCTGGCCGCACCGACCATTTTCGCTCTGCGGGTTGTTCCCGTGTCAATAGTTAGTCTGG GCAGTACGAACGAAACGTACACCAACATGACAAAACCCTTCTGCCAGGTGGTCAATTTTGAAGAATCGGAGATGCTGCTCTACCGGTATATTTTGACTCTGGTGCAATACTTCATTCCCCTGTGTGTCATCAGCTTCGTGTACATCCAAATGGCCTTCCGGCTGTGGGGTTCCCGGATGCCTGGCAATGCACAGGACGTGCGCGACAACACAGTGCTGAGGAACAAGAAGCGG GTCATCAAAATGCTGATCATCGTGGTGGCCCTCTTCGCCATCTGCTGGTTCCCACTGCAACTGTACAACGTGCTGCATGTCACGTGGCCAAGTGTTAACGA ATATCGATACATCAATATCATTTGGTTCGTGTGCGATTGGCTGGCTATGAGTAACAGCTGCTATAACCCATTCATTTATGGAATCTATAAT GAAAAATTCAAGCGCGAGTTTCGCAATCGCTTCACATTTCGTGGCAAGACGCTCAACCACGACCAGGCGACCGATAGGACGATATCGATGTGTACCCGGGTGAGCTCGATACGGTCCAGCTACGCGACATCTTCGATACGCAATATGCTGCACACGACCAAGCCCATGACGAGCACCTTCAACAAAGGCGGTGGGGGTGGTGGCTGTCGTCGGAACCACACCCAGAACTACAAttctcagcagcagcagcagttttACAGAAGCACTGTTCCACAAAACTCGGTCCGTTTCACAAACAGCACCATCGATTGCCGCCGGTCGAACAATCCGCTGAGGGAACCGAAAGCAAACTCCCGCCAACAATCGCGGGGAAGCTCACCGGGTTCGAGCAACAACGACGAACTGATGCAAAATCTTCTACTCAAAACGGAAGAGGCGTGTGGCGGAATGAAGCCGGAACAAGTCTCCTTGAACCATCCCCATCCGGACAGCTCGGATGAGGATGGGGAGCGGGAGCTGGTAAGCCACCACCTCTCGAGTGCGAACATCATCGACAGCAACGGAAAACAGAAACGAATCTCCTCCTCGTCCTCCTCCGCGTCCCGAGTCAATAACGGTCGCTCGTCGGATCGACTCCATCTGTACTCTAACAATTTGCAAAGTGTCAAATTGTACGATTAA